From the genome of Monomorium pharaonis isolate MP-MQ-018 chromosome 2, ASM1337386v2, whole genome shotgun sequence, one region includes:
- the LOC105838242 gene encoding kynurenine formamidase: MSELERLYTPSEWGKRYKSEEMIERFYEFCEKVTETTRKTIKCKLNVPYGPNERTKYDIYGIDLPKDAPIFVFIHGGYWQEFSKDLTGFSVPLFVKNNIKVITVGYDLCPNVRLGDIVAEIKSAISQILKYAIDSGSKNVCLAGHSAGAHLTACLLHDDNWINHVTQQGYFKLLKEIILISGVYNLKPVANVSHGKVLDLTEKEINTFSISTLDEAKDRRISGLKVVVTVGDDDSPAFIDESRKYTQKIISIVDNVEYLLLQDIDHFNIVEKLLDPNYYLAKLILQSLQPNANVC, encoded by the exons ATGTCT gaaCTAGAGCGACTGTACACTCCGAGCGAATGGGGCAAACGATACAAATCAGAGGAGATGATCGAGCGATTTTATGAATTCTGTGAGAAAG TTACGGAAACGACTCGGAAAACTATTAAATGCAAACTTAATGTGCCGTATGGTCCTAACGAGCGCACAAAGTATGACATATATGGTATCGACTTACCCAAAG ATGCACCAATATTCGTGTTTATCCATGGTGGTTATTGGCAGGAATTTAGCAAAGATCTCACTGGATTCTCAGTACctttgtttgttaaaaataacattaaagtaATCACGGTTGGATATGATTTATGTCCAAATG TCAGACTTGGAGATATAGTAGCAGAGATAAAATCAGCGATCTcgcagatattaaaatatgcgatCGATTCAGGCTCCAA aaaCGTGTGTCTCGCTGGACATAGTGCTGGAGCGCATTTGACTGCGTGTCTATTGCACGACGACAATTGGATTAATCATGTGACACAGCaaggatattttaaattattaaaggaaATCATACTGATAAGCggtgtttataatttaaaacctGTAGCTAACGTCAGTCATGGAAAAGTCTTGGATCTGACTGA aaaagaaattaacacATTTAGTATTTCCACCCTTGATGAAGCAAAGGACCGTCGTATTAGTGGTTTAAAAGTTGTCGTAACCGTAGGTGATGACGATTCTCCAGCGTTTATAGATGAATCACGCAAATATACCCAa aaaattatttccattGTGGATAATGTGGAATATCTTTTACTTCAAGACATCGATCACTTCAACATAGTAGAAAAACTTCTGGATCCAAACTATTATCTCGCTAAATTGATATTGCAGTCTCTTCAACCAAATGCAAACGTTTGTTAG